In Gigantopelta aegis isolate Gae_Host chromosome 14, Gae_host_genome, whole genome shotgun sequence, the following proteins share a genomic window:
- the LOC121388119 gene encoding protein unc-93 homolog A-like yields the protein MSRNKILKNVAVLSIGFVFLFTAFFCISNLQSSLNKEEGVGSGSVAIIYASLITSCMFLAPIMIAKLGCKWTIPISMVGYALYNAANFYAIWELMGPAAVSIGLGAASVWSAKCTYLTQIGVWYSKMTGISEDAIINLFFGIFFGLLQTSQIWGNLISSEVFSQRPENSTSFPNKSHKELALCGANYCPQKGNEALRPSDEKVYIVCGITTGLSVFAIIFVSVFLDKIVLDKQQASSRKISFRLLIATFSHLFKSHVQKLLVPLTIYSGVEQGLIWGTFTRAYVTCSLGIWNIGYVMIVYGITDAICSFSFGRLVQYVGHIPFFVLAFVVHGGCLFTFRLWGPTPDQLMVFYVLAAIWGMGDAVIQTQINALYGCLFTENTEAAFANYRLWESFGFMLTYAYNDFLCADVKLYICGGFLVVGMACYSVVEITERRRVVTRNSSVNAANQTSDAEQTTIC from the exons ATGAGCAGGAATAAGATTTTGAAGAATGTGGCCGTACTCAGCATAGGATTTGTCTTCCTGTTCACAGCTTTCTTCTGTATATCAAATCTGCAGTCGAGTCTGAACAAGGAGGAAGGAGTCGGATCCGGTTCCGTTGCCATCATCTACGCCTCTCTCATCACGTCGTGTATGTTCTTGGCGCCCATCATGATAGCCAAGCTTGGCTGCAAGTGGACCATCCCGATATCCATGGTAGGGTATGCCCTGTATAACGCGGCCAATTTCTACGCGATCTGGGAGCTTATGGGTCCAGCGGCTGTGTCCATTGGTCTTGGCGCTGCCTCGGTGTGGTCTGCCAAATGCACGTACCTCACACAGATAGGTGTGTGGTACTCCAAAATGACGGGGATATCCGAAGACGCCATCATCAATCTGTTTTTCGGAATCTTCTTTGGATTGTTGCAGACTA GTCAAATATGGGGAAACCTTATTTCATCTGAAGTATTCAGCCAACGTCCAGAAAATTCTACCAGTTTTCCTAACAAGTCACACAAAGAGCTAGCGCTGTGTGGTGCCAACTATTGTCCTCAGAAAGGCAACGAGGCTCTAAGACCTTCTGATGAAAAG GTCTATATCGTCTGCGGCATCACTACTGGATTATCCGTTTTTGCCATTATTTTCGTTAGTGTCTTTCTGGATAAGATTGTCCTTGACAAACAGCAAGCTTCAAGCAGGAAAATTTCCTTTCGTCTGTTGATTGCCACTTTCAGCCATCTCTTCAAGAGTCATGTTCAAAAGCTTCTGGTTCCACTGACTATTTACAGTGGCGTAGAACAAGGATTAATTTGGGGAACCTTTACGCGA GCGTATGTGACCTGCTCTCTCGGCATCTGGAACATCGGATACGTGATGATCGTTTACGGAATCACGGACGCCATCTGTTCCTTCAGCTTTGGACGGCTTGTGCAGTATGTGggacacattcctttctttgttcTCG CTTTCGTCGTGCATGGTGGATGTCTATTTACATTTCGATTGTGGGGTCCAACCCCCGACCAGTTGATGGTGTTTTACGTCCTAGCAGCGATATGGGGGAtgggtgatgctgttatccAAACACAGATTAACG CACTTTATGGATGTCTGTTTACGGAAAACACCGAAGCAGCTTTCGCCAACTATCGTCTTTGGGAGTCGTTTGGTTTTATGCTGACGTACGCCTACAACGACTTTCTCTGTGCAGACGTAAAACTCTACATCTGTGGTGGTTTTCTCGTCGTGGGAATGGCGTGTTACAGCGTCGTGGAGATCACGGAGAGACGACGGGTAGTCACTCGGAACTCTTCCGTCAATGCTGCTAATCAAACCTCGGACGCAGAACAGACGACAATATGTTAA